The proteins below come from a single Felis catus isolate Fca126 chromosome A1, F.catus_Fca126_mat1.0, whole genome shotgun sequence genomic window:
- the LOC101083138 gene encoding ATP synthase subunit f, mitochondrial-like produces the protein MASSIPVKEEKLMDVRLGQLSSWIMIQDFTPKGIPGAFQRGYYQYYNKCVYVKKGGIAGISMVLAVYMLFNYRCCYRELRQEQLCKHH, from the coding sequence ATGGCGTCGTCCATACCAGTGAAGGAGGAGAAGCTCATGGATGTGAGGCTAGGACAGCTGTCAAGCTGGATAATGATACAGGATTTCACCCCTAAAGGCATTCCTGGAGCATTTCAAAGAGGTTACTACCAGTATTACAACAAGTGTGTCTATGTGAAGAAAGGAGGCATCGCTGGGATTTCTATGGTTCTGGCAGTATATATGCTTTTCAACTACCGCTGTTGTTACAGAGAACTCAGACAGGAGCAGCTATGCAAGCACCACTGA